The following is a genomic window from Sedimenticola thiotaurini.
AACGTTTCGTTACAACGCTTCATTACAAAGAGCAATTGAAAAATATAATATTCTGCTTTTTATTCAATAACTTATAAAGTTGGCACGGCGCCTGCTCTATCTCCTTGCAAATACTCACTAACACAGCAAGCAAGGAAAACAACAATGCGCAATCTCGCCCTGGTACAGAACCACAACGAAACCACCAGCCACACCGATAGCGACAACGACCGTCTGTTCAACGAGCTGGCCGTTACCTATACCAAGGACCTGCAACGCTACGCCTACTGGCTGGCCGGTGACCGGCATACGGCCGAAGACCTGGTACAGGAGACCCTGCTGCGCGCCTGGAAGTCACTGCATCATCTGCAGAACCCCAAGGCCGCCAAAGGCTGGCTGTTCACTATCCTGCGCCGGGAGAACGCCCGCCGATTTGAACGCAAACAGCTGCAGGAGTCGGATATTCCCCTGGAGAGCCTGGAGGCCCGGGACAACTACTACGACACCTCCACCGAGGCCTTTGTACTGCGCCGGGCGATCGATGAGCTGCCGGCC
Proteins encoded in this region:
- a CDS encoding sigma-70 family RNA polymerase sigma factor, which encodes MRNLALVQNHNETTSHTDSDNDRLFNELAVTYTKDLQRYAYWLAGDRHTAEDLVQETLLRAWKSLHHLQNPKAAKGWLFTILRRENARRFERKQLQESDIPLESLEARDNYYDTSTEAFVLRRAIDELPAEYREPLVQQVIGGYSQKEIAEQLGISSAGVGTRLFRARNKLKQALVA